Proteins encoded together in one Prunus dulcis chromosome 3, ALMONDv2, whole genome shotgun sequence window:
- the LOC117620530 gene encoding prefoldin subunit 6-like, translating into MASSSALRELQRELEAKANDLSKIQKDISKNHQVRKKYTIQLGENELVLKELDLLSEDANVFKLIGPVLVKQDLAEARANVRKRIEYISAELKRLDATLQDLEEKQNSKKETMLKLQQRAQSLQAGKAKA; encoded by the exons ATGGCGTCGTCGTCAGCTCTTCGAGAGCTTCAGCGCGAATTGGAGGCCAAAGCTAACGATCTCAGCAAAATTCAGAAAG ATATTTCAAAGAATCACCAAGTGAGAAAGAAGTACACTATTCAGCTGGGCGAGAACGAGCTCGTTCTCAAG GAATTGGATCTCCTGAGCGAAGACGCCAATGTTTTCAAATTGATCGGTCCGGTTCTTGTGAAGCAGGATTTGGCAGAGGCTAGGGCCAATGTGCGCAAGAGAATCGAATACATCTCTGCTGAACT GAAGCGGCTTGATGCTACTCTTCAAGATTTGGAAGAGAAGCAAAATAGCAAGAAAGAAACG ATGTTAAAATTACAACAGAGGGCTCAATCTCTCCAGGCTGGAAAAGCAAAGGCATAA